A portion of the Malania oleifera isolate guangnan ecotype guangnan chromosome 3, ASM2987363v1, whole genome shotgun sequence genome contains these proteins:
- the LOC131151874 gene encoding uncharacterized protein LOC131151874, whose amino-acid sequence MECNKEEAFRAKEIAEKKMENKDFAGARRIALKAQQLYPDLDNISQMLSVCEVHCSAEHRMFGNEMDWYTILQIEQTADEASIKKQYRKFALLLHPDKNKFPGAEAAFKLIGEAQRVLLDQGRRSLYDMKRKSSLRQAASSQPTQRACKNTTVGNYTTKQFTGLKPQNQHLQQQAQPAFANGRQTFWTVCPSCAVKYQYYREVINRPLTCQSCLKSFTAYDINAQGAPPGTNFRQPAVPASNGAFQGKFSRENQKMESFPKTRRTSEVEVGSKTDTNCGNVGAKVGKGGFDEVKPSRMANGKRKRKHVSESSESCETGSSADVEGDGIKEGGNTPAGGTFGCFDERSPRRSSRNKQNVSYSEKLSDDDCSLGSSKRAKVSGLSCTTKEGSESGALKDEVSKRKKGDGSAADVGKNENAAKKKKSSFEEGLPNGHKDTGEKGKQKAMKECTNGSEAVDDSASNVNPRSAQDQEAYSYPDPDFSNFEKKEGCFKSGQIWACYDTLDAMPRFYARIRKILSPAFRLVITWLEPNPDGNDEIAWASEGLPVSCGKFMLGNDDYIDDPSILSHMVYWEKGSGKDPYSIYPRSGETWALFKNWDIKWKSDENFNREFKYEFVEVLSDYGEGIGIRVAHLGKVRGFACLFCRVVKEGVDSFQIPSNELFRFSHRVPSFKMTGEEREDVPKGSFELDPASLPTDLEEIAVPENFEAEAKKKQPKGLWSSSLAEETKPTRGLQGSAFVHQVEKDANLNSGSSSDNIVENCCNAEDSDPETYEIPDPEFYDFDAGKSPERFQVGQIWALYSDEDGLPKYYGQIMKIDAPPNFQLHVRWLESCSLPKGMIRWHKKDMLICCGTFKLRKGKPCIYDAIGPFSHQVRLESTDKKGEYTILPRKGEVWALYKHWKAEMTRLDLKKCEYDIVEVVEEKDLWRKVSVLEHVSGFNSVFKAQVRDESPVVMEIPGAELLRFSHQIPAFQLTKEKDGSLRGFWELDPASLPVVFFGLN is encoded by the coding sequence ATGGAGTGCAACAAAGAAGAGGCCTTTAGGGCTAAGGAAATTGCTGAGAAGAAGATGGAAAACAAGGATTTTGCAGGGGCTCGAAGGATTGCACTTAAGGCACAACAGCTCTATCCTGATCTTGATAACATTTCTCAGATGCTTTCTGTTTGTGAAGTACACTGCTCAGCTGAGCACAGGATGTTTGGGAATGAGATGGATTGGTATACCATCCTTCAAATCGAGCAAACAGCGGATGAGGCATCAATCAAGAAGCAATATCGGAAGTTTGCTCTTCTGCTTCATCCTGACAAGAATAAGTTTCCCGGTGCAGAAGCAGCTTTTAAGCTCATTGGGGAAGCTCAGAGAGTGCTTTTGGACCAGGGAAGACGATCCTTATATGACATGAAACGTAAATCTTCTTTAAGACAAGCAGCATCTAGTCAGCCAACTCAACGTGCATGTAAAAACACAACTGTTGGGAATTACACTACTAAGCAGTTCACAGGCCTGAAGCCCCAGAACCAGCATCTGCAACAGCAGGCTCAGCCAGCGTTTGCCAATGGCCGACAGACTTTTTGGACTGTCTGTCCTTCCTGTGCTGTGAAGTACCAATATTACCGGGAAGTCATAAACAGACCACTGACTTGTCAGAGCTGCCTCAAATCCTTCACTGCCTATGACATTAATGCCCAAGGTGCACCACCAGGAACGAACTTCAGGCAGCCTGCCGTTCCTGCTTCCAATGGAGCATTTCAGGGAAAATTTAGCCGGGAAAACCAAAAAATGGAGTCCTTCCCAAAAACCAGACGCACTTCTGAGGTTGAGGTGGGGTCTAAAACTGATACAAATTGTGGTAATGTAGGTGCAAAAGTTGGTAAGGGAGGATTTGATGAAGTTAAACCATCCAGGATGGCAAATGGCAAGAGAAAAAGGAAGCATGTATCAGAATCGAGCGAAAGTTGTGAGACTGGAAGCAGTGCAGACGTTGAGGGAGATGGTATCAAAGAGGGTGGTAATACTCCTGCTGGAGGAACATTTGGTTGTTTTGATGAGAGGTCTCCTAGGAGATCTAGCAGGAATAAACAGAATGTCTCTTATAGTGAGAAGTTAAGTGATGATGATTGCTCCTTGGGCTCTTCAAAAAGAGCGAAGGTGAGTGGATTGTCTTGTACCACCAAAGAAGGGAGTGAAAGTGGAGCATTGAAGGATGAGGTGTCCAAAAGGAAGAAAGGAGATGGGTCTGCTGCTGATGTGGGAAAAAATGAAAATgcagcaaagaaaaaaaaatcttccttTGAAGAGGGCTTACCAAATGGACACAAGGATACTGGGGAGAAAGGGAAACAGAAAGCAATGAAAGAATGCACCAACGGTTCTGAGGCTGTTGATGATTCTGCGTCAAATGTAAACCCCAGGAGTGCACAAGATCAAGAGGCTTATTCATATCCTGATCCAGATTTTAGTAACTTTGAGAAGAAGGAAGGCTGTTTTAAAAGTGGGCAAATCTGGGCTTGCTATGATACCCTGGATGCCATGCCTAGATTTTATGCTCGGATCAGGAAAATTTTGTCACCTGCTTTCAGGCTGGTTATAACCTGGCTGGAGCCAAACCCAGATGGCAATGATGAGATTGCATGGGCCTCTGAGGGTCTGCCCGTCTCTTGTGGTAAATTTATGCTTGGGAATGATGATTACATTGACGATCCTTCAATTCTTTCTCACATGGTTTATTGGGAAAAAGGGAGTGGTAAAGATCCTTACAGTATATATCCAAGGAGTGGAGAAACTTGGGCCCTCTTCAAGAATTGGGATATTAAATGGAAATCTGATGAGAATTTTAACAGGGAGTTCAAATATGAATTTGTTGAAGTTTTGTCAGATTATGGGGAGGGCATTGGTATACGGGTGGCACACTTGGGTAAAGTGAGAGGCTTTGCCTGCCTATTTTGCCGAGTAGTGAAGGAAGGAGTGGACTCATTCCAAATTCCATCAAACGAATTATTTAGGTTCTCCCACAGGGTTCCTTCTTTTAAAATGACAGGTGAGGAAAGAGAAGATGTTCCAAAAGGATCATTCGAATTGGATCCAGCTTCTCTGCCTACTGACCTTGAAGAGATTGCTGTTCCTGAAAATTTTGAGGCAGAGGCTAAGAAAAAACAGCCCAAAGGTTTGTGGTCTAGTTCTTTGGCAGAAGAGACAAAGCCCACAAGGGGATTGCAGGGAAGTGCATTTGTGCACCAGGTTGAGAAGGATGCTAATTTAAACTCTGGGAGCAGTTCTGACAACATCGTAGAAAATTGTTGTAATGCTGAAGATTCAGATCCTGAAACTTATGAAATACCTGACCCAGAATTTTATGACTTTGATGCTGGTAAATCCCCAGAAAGGTTTCAGGTTGGTCAGATCTGGGCATTGTATAGCGATGAGGATGGTTTGCCAAAGTACTATGGTCAAATTATGAAGATAGATGCGCCTCCAAATTTCCAGTTGCATGTAAGGTGGCTCGAATCCTGCTCACTGCCTAAAGGCATGATTCGGTGGCATAAGAAAGACATGCTCATTTGTTGTGGTACATTCAAACTAAGGAAAGGCAAACCTTGTATTTATGATGCCATTGGTCCCTTCTCCCATCAAGTAAGATTGGAATCCACTGATAAGAAGGGTGAATATACCATCCTTCCCAGGAAAGGTGAAGTTTGGGCATTATACAAGCATTGGAAGGCTGAAATGACACGTCTTGACTtgaaaaaatgtgaatatgacaTAGTGGAAGTCGTCGAAGAAAAAGATCTTTGGAGGAAAGTTTCTGTACTAGAGCATGTCTCTGGTTTTAACTCAGTTTTCAAGGCTCAAGTAAGAGATGAATCACCAGTGGTAATGGAGATCCCTGGGGCTGAGCTGCTTAGATTTTCACATCAAATTCCTGCATTTCAGCTGACCAAAGAGAAAGATGGCAGCTTGAGAGGCTTCTGGGAACTTGATCCAGCATCATTGCCGGTTGTTTTctttggtttaaattga